From Amycolatopsis sp. WQ 127309:
GGGTTGTCCAGCGTCAGGGCCGTGCAGCGGATGCCGCCGCCGCCCTTGCGCAGCTCGGTGGTGTCCAGCTGCACCACCGTCAGGCCCAGGGACCGCAGGTCCGCGGCCAGGCGGGGCGCGCCGCTGGTCATGGTCACCGTGCGGCCGTCGCTGATCAGGTTCAGCGCGAACGCCGCCGCCTCGTCCGGGGCCACCTCGATCAGGTCCATGCCGAGCCCGCGCAGCGTGCGCAGGCTCGGCGCGTCCAGCGCCTGCGGGTTGTACGCCAGCACGCGGCCGGGGTGGATCACCGCGACCGCCAGGTCCAGGTCGTACCACTGCGGGCTCGTCGTCCGGAGGGCCACGACCTCGTAGCCGAGGTGCCGCGACAGCGTGTCGAGCGCGCGGAAGTCCGTGCGCTGGCCGTGGGCGCTGAGCAGCAGGTCGCCGCAGGCCAGCGCGTCACCCTGGCCGCTGAACGCGTACGGCGTCTCCGCGACGTCGAAGCCGTTTTCCTCCAGCCAGGCCCGGTGGTGCGGCGTTTCCGCGGCCCGCTCCGGCGGGAGCGTGGCCAGCACCGCGCGGTCGCCGCGGACGACCGCCGCGTTGGCCGTGTAAGTCATGTCGGGGCAGCCGGGGTCGGCGTCGACGAACTCCACCTTGCGGCCGGCGGCCAGGTGCGCGGCGACGATGCGGTCGTGCTCGGCGACCGCGGCCGCGACGTCGGGCTGGACGCCGACGTGCATATACGGGTTGATCTCGTAGTCGATCCGGAAGTAGTCCGCGGCGCACATCAGCAACCTGCGGTGGGAGACCGGGGCTTCCTCGGTGGTGGCCGGGGAGACACGCGGGACGGTGCTGGTCATGGTCACTCGTTTCGTCGGGCGGGCGGTACGGGCTGGCGGGGCGCCCTCGAGTGGGGGCGCCCGGCCGGATCGGTGCTGTACCGCGGGTTCGCCGCGTCCGGACGTACGACGGTGGACGTCCGAAGGCGGCCGGTGGGGCCCGGCGAATCGAGCGGCCCGGGTCAGCCCAGGCCGCGGAGGCGGAACAGCTCGATCGTCATGAGGTGCTGCGCCCGCGCCGCGTCGAGGCGCTGGGCGATCGTCGTGGCCGAGGTCGCCGGCCGCATCGCCG
This genomic window contains:
- a CDS encoding dimethylarginine dimethylaminohydrolase family protein is translated as MTSTVPRVSPATTEEAPVSHRRLLMCAADYFRIDYEINPYMHVGVQPDVAAAVAEHDRIVAAHLAAGRKVEFVDADPGCPDMTYTANAAVVRGDRAVLATLPPERAAETPHHRAWLEENGFDVAETPYAFSGQGDALACGDLLLSAHGQRTDFRALDTLSRHLGYEVVALRTTSPQWYDLDLAVAVIHPGRVLAYNPQALDAPSLRTLRGLGMDLIEVAPDEAAAFALNLISDGRTVTMTSGAPRLAADLRSLGLTVVQLDTTELRKGGGGIRCTALTLDNPA